The Mustelus asterias chromosome 13, sMusAst1.hap1.1, whole genome shotgun sequence genomic sequence atttgacatggccaatccgccaaaccccacacatctttggagtgtgggaggaaaccggagcacccagaggaaacccatgcagacacggggagaacgtgcagactccacacggtcacccgaggccagaattgaatccgggtctctggagatgtgaggcagcagtgctaaccattgtgccgccgtgctgcccttatTGGGAGCCCTGCATGGCTGCTAAGTTTGAGCCATCAATGTTCACCCTTTGAGCACTGAGATTGGATTCCAGCCTTGAAATTACTTCCTTTTCACGAAAGCAATGGGGTGACCTAATAAGCCGACAGGAACCTGTCTGAGGGTGTAACAGGAAAGGAGCAAGATGCTATGACAAGAAGATAATTTTCTGAAAATGTCTGATATGCATCTCAAACTGTGGCTGGAAGCTCTGAGCTATCGAATGGAAACATGGGTTGCTAAACAATCTAAAACACTGGGTGTGACCAGAAAAAACACCAATGGCACTAACTCTCATTGGCTAATGGAAGCCACAAGTCAACCTGGGGCCTTCTGTTTTTCAAAACATCTGTAACGTTCACAACTGACAAAAGTATTAAAAACAGAAGATAGGCTTGTGTGTAAAAACAGAGCTGTCCGAGGAAAtgggtaaaaataaacaaatgaatACTTAAAGGTTTTGAATGGGGGCAGAGGAATGGTGGAAATTAGTTTAAAGAGAAACAGTCCTGTGACAGAAGCAGCCTCAGGATAAACAATGCCCTGTAACTTTTAATCGAtatatttttcctgacaatcacaATATGTACCAGGATTGCTCTGAGTACAAATGATTTGAAACTGATCCAATCTTCATGAATGTTCTCTATTAATTAATTGCACAGAATTGCAGGaaaggcgatagcctagtggtattattgccgaatctcagctaatgttctggggacctgggttcgaatcccaccacagtagctggtggaatttgaatttaattttaaaaatctagcgttacgaatctattgatgaccatgaaaccattgtcgattgttgaaaaaacccatctgttatTGTTggttaatgtccctttagggaaggaaatctgccgtccttacctggtctggcctacatgtgactccagagccacagcaatgtggttgactctcaactgcccttgggcaattagggatgggcaataatctctggccggccagtgacttccatgaatgaatagaacaaATCTTGCTCGATTATCGAGTATTTGAGTTCCTCGGGAGATTACGTGGGGTTAGAGTCTGTGCTAGGTTGAATTATCCTGAAGTTTAAATACCttcacagcctcaccaactttacaaatcctgtccaatccaccaCCCCGAGCTTGCCTTTCCTCTAATTCTGACATCTTGCACATGCCCATTTTGACAGGCATTTGGCAATGATGTGTTCAGCCACTGACGATAGAACTCGTAtcgacatctcaaagcactttacagctggTGAGGTACCTCCTGAAGTTTGGttattgttgcaatgtaggaaacgcagcggCTGacctgcacacagcaagatcccacaaacagcaatgtgataacgaccAGACAATCTGTTTATTTGTTTGATGAATACGGATATGGAAAACTCCCATGCTGCTCTTCAAGATCATCCCACCCTCCAAAGCAGGCAGGTGGTGTCTTATTAAGCAGCTTGTCTGGGACAcaatggcgggattctccggccgcacttGCCTGAAAACCGAAGATTCCCacccgacttcaatggacctttacatggtctgctCCCCTGCCCGCTGGAATTCCAGTGgcggtcaggatgggagaattccggacaGTGCTTTTACATgccaggtgtacaaaattatgaaggatataaATAGGGTAGATGGGAAAAAAACTTTCCCTTGATAAAGGGGTCAATAACCCGGGGGAACAGATTAAGGTAagcggcaggagatttagagggaatttgagggaaaactttttcacccagagggtggtggattctggaactcactgcctgaaagggtggaagaGGCAGAAATCCTCACACCGTttgagaagcatttagatgagcacttgaaagacCACAgcgtacaaggctacagaccaagtgctggaaaatgagaataGAATAGatgactggcacagacacaatgggccgaagggcctctttctgtgctgtaaaacaccatgggcgggatttcatggcctcgcttgtccagTAACCGTAATATCCCGTTTGAGTTCAACGGACCTTCCGATTGCCGCCCTTTGCCCTCTCCGATTCGTGGCGGACGGGGCGGTAAAGCTCCAGCCTATGGCTCTAAGTGCCagttttgatttttgtgctcaagtttgaGAGCGAGTATGGAACGCAGAATCTCATGTTTTGAGGTAAGATGTTAACACTCTGAGCCACTGCTGACACTGAGGGCAGTTTGGAATTTCAACCCTAAATCTCTCAACGTTCCATCACTGTCTCCTCCTTCAACACCATCTCATTGACAAACTTCTCATCACGCCCTCATAGCTCCTACTTCTTTGACTCGGTCTCCATTTTCCTCACGactgccaaatggcctcttctcgtCTCTGACCGTTGCAGGGTTCTGAGGCAGAGTCTCTTCACTTCTTATCTAAACCCTacaaaataaatttaacttttaaaatagTGTGAATGATCAGATGGGCACACAAAGAAAAGTAACCATGGCTCCATGTAGAAGAAATGGGACCATTAGCCAAGGAAGGGCAGGGGTGCATTAACACAGGAGCCAGATGCCCCAGCCACATTTGGAGCCACCAATAAAAATTGCAGCATAATCTAGAAAAACTGCACAGAATCAAATCTCATTTGAGTATAGTTTATTATGCTATAATTGGCTTTATTATTCACACACTGTATAAACAGGCTTTTCTTTACGCATCTCACTTCACATGTGGGATTTAAAGGATCAAAAGGAGAGTTTTGTGCTGGTCACCAAGAATCGACAACCCAACACTGAGCAAGGGATTCAAAGAAAAATTCTTCCTCTCCctgttacagtcagaaacaggaatttataatggggaacaaagaaatggctgaccaactaactatatactttggttctgccttcacgaaggaggacacaaataagttaccagaaatgttgggggacACAGGGTCtaatgagagggaggaactgaagaagatcagttgggcggcacagtggcacagtggttagcactgctgcttcacagctccagggacctgggttcgattcctggcttgggtcactgtctgtgtggagtttgcacattctcctcgtgtctgtgtgggtttcctccgggtgctccggtttcctcccacagtccaaagatgtgcgggttaggttgattggctatgctaaaattgcccttagtgtcctgagatgcataggttagagggattagtgggtaaaatatgtaggggtatgggagtagggcctgggtgggattgtggtcggtgcagacttgatgggccgaatggcctctttctgtgctgtagggtttctatttcttctatgaatcagtattagtagagaaatgtgtTGGAGAAAATGATGGGATCGAAGGTTGATAAATCTGCAGGGCTGAATaacctacatcccagagtacttaaggaagtggcctgagaaatggatgcattggtggtcatcttccaagatcttatagactttggaacagtttgtacagattggagagtagctaatgtaaccccactattcaaaaaggaagatagagagaaagcagggaattataggccagtcagcctgacgtcggtagtggggaaaattctagaacccATTATCGAGGTTTTTGTAGCAAAacgcttggaaaacagtggcaggatcagacagagtcagcatggatttatgaaagggacatAATGCTTAACAAAtcattcttcgaggatgtaaccagtagagtggatgagggggagccagtggatgtcatTTATTTCGACTTTCAGGAGGCTTTTGACAAAACCTCACATATGAGATTAGTGTAATAAAAGTAAAGCGCGTGGGATTGGGGGTCGTctattgagatgaatagaaaactggctggcagacaggaagcaaagactgGCCTACGCCTGAAtctagattctatgtttctaaagagtagaaataaatgtttttttcccaCATGGCAGGCAGTGACGGGGTACcaccgggatcagtgctgggaccccagctattcactatatatattaatgatttagacgagggaactgaatgtaatggggatgattctcctcaaaaaattctaagtgctaaattcatgtgaaaacgggagtaactcccgttggttttttagcgtgattttcagaatgaatctcccacactctgaacactgcagagtgccctgagaatcatagaatcctacagtggcagaaggaggacattcggcccattgagtctgcaccgaccacaatcccactcaggccccatccccataaccccgcccatttaccttgacactaaggggcaatttagcatggccaatccacctaacccgcacatctttggagtgtgggaggaaactggagcacccggaggaaacccacacagaaacggggagaatgtgcaaactccacacagtgacccaagccgggaatcgaaccctggcccctggcactgtgaggcagcagtgccgcccactgtgccaccgtgctgccccatgcggGATTCACACTGAAAACCAGTGGGTGgcgcctattcccgctggagagggcgGCAGCATTGCACTGAGTGAGCCACTGCGTACGcgcgatctgtcagcaccgagatcagcgcatgcgcagttggcccacactgccggcctcccaatcgctggccagctcgattgctggccagcctcacAAACCCGCATCActgcccctctgccccccccccaccccccgatcactggcctccaggACCTCTCTGGGCAAGTCCCGATGTTCCTCACCCCACAGCCAGTCCCGATCTCAGCGCAGCGCATCGGGGTGGGAGAACCGCccccaatatctccaaatttgcagatgacacaaggctgggtgggagggtgagctgtgaggaggatgcagagatctttTAATGTGAGTTGGACAAATTGAGTGAacgggcaaatgaatggcagatgcagtagagtttggataaatgagaggttatccATTCTGgtcgcaaaaacaggaaggccgattactatctgaatggccataaatgaggagagaggaatgtgcaacaagacctgggtatctttgtacaccagtcactgaaggtaagcatgcagctgCAACAGGCGGCAAAGAAGGTGAATGgcttgttggccttcatagcaagaggatttgagtacaggagcaaggaagtctagctgcaattatgcagggccttggcgagaccacacttggaatattgtctgcagttttAGTCTTCTTATcatggaaggatgttcttgcgctagagggagtgcagagaaggtttaccaggtttactgattcctgggatggtggcactgacatatgaggagagattgagtcagttaggattgtatttgctggagtccAGTAGAAtgaaggggaatctcatagaaacctataaaatgctAACAGGACCAGACATGGTAGATGTAAGAAggatgttaccaatggtggggttgtccagaacgagggggtcaCTGCCTGAAGATACAAGGTTGattgtttaggactgagatgaggagaaatgttttcacccagagaatggtcaacctttggaattcactatcacagaaactgGTTGAGatcaaaacattgtgtgttttcaagaagcagttacatGTAGCACTTGGGGAGAAGGGGATCAAATAatttggggggaaggtgggattaggcgattgagttggatgatcagccatgatcataatgaatggcggagcaggctcgaagggccaaatggcctcctcctgctcctatcttctctgtttctgtttcgctctctctgtttTATCAAAGGTGGTGCGGAATGGAGACACTGAAGGGAGATTAACTAAGCAACAAGCTTGAGGTGATTTTCAaatcattggatgggatttttccacctcgcttgccccaaaactggaaaatccggcccgaggtcagtgggacctttccacggtccacccgctccgattcccatggcgggcgaggcggtaacatTGGCCCAATTATGTTTCATTCTCTTCCCTTCGTGTTGTTTCGGTCTGACACCTGATACAGCAAATGTAGTCACACTGTTAATAAGGTAcaaagagaggccattcagccctttaggTATCTCCAAGAAACTGATGGAGATAGACAACTAATCGCATGGCCAGTGAAAGGAGCCAAGTCTCCtcctcgccccctcaccccacagcgcCCCCCTTAGCCCCCAGTCCCCCATTGTCACATAAAATACAACTTCACGGGAATTGCAGTCAAGTTAGTGACAGGAAGAGAAAGATAATGATGTACAATACACTCATGGACAACTCAAACACAGGGCGCAAACAAAAAAGAGATGCTCATTAAAGACCTTTTCTATTTCCCACATCCTCAAAAATTAATTTGTAAGCAGGTAGCACCAGAAAATATCTGGAAAAGTGTAGTGTGTTTCTACAGGTATTAATAAACTATTTTTATCTTCACTCTCACAGTTCCGGCTGCCTTGTGACACCCTCCTGATTGTTTCGCATTGTCTGTTTAACGTATAGTGTGAAAATACTGACAATGTCCCTCGGAATACTTTTCCATCACCATCAACACCACTGCTTTCATCTtgttaaattgcccttgagaagttacagtaagaagtctcacgacaccaggtgttgtgagacacctgatgaaggagcagcgctctgaaagctcgtgattccaaataagcctgttggactttaacctggtgctgtgaggctacttactgtgcccagcccagtctaacgccgacatctccacaaatTGAGAAGTTCGAGAAAGGAGCTATCAGACCATTCCCCCTTACCCAGAATTTAACAAGTTAAGGATGTTGAGCTCGGTCTTTGGGAAAGGGGAGAGTTTCTAAGTTTCTCTACATCTCTCCAAATCACCCTGTGTCTGAGTTGGTGCGATCGAGCAGATGAGTTTCACACAAGCAGCTTCACTATGTATATGACAAAATCTAAGTATGAGACATATGGTTATGAAGCAGATTAAGGCAGGAGTTCAGAAGAAATTGACGCAATTGTAAAGGATTCAAGTCCCAAGAAACACAAGTTCAACATTAGTAGAAGTTAGAAAGGGAGTTTCGAAGAATGCTTTATGAAGGAGAATGTACCCGAGGAATAAATTGCCACAAAAAACCCTGAGGGTTGTGTATAAGAGATCATGACACACAGATTTTAGTTTATTCATTATCCTATCGTCACAAGtatggctgacattaacactgcaatgaagttactgtgaaattcgccacactccaacgcctgttcaggtcaatccacctaaccaacacgtctttcggactgtggggggaaagcagagcacccggaggaaacccacgcagacacggggagaacgtgcagactccacacagacagtgacccaagacgggaatcgaacccgggtccccagcactgtgaggtagcagtgctaaccactgtgccaccgtgccccccattTGGAGAGAGAAGGGATTTAGCAATATAATAAAGCAGAGGGTGAGGCTAAACTCAATCAGGCAGTGAGCTTGTTGAGCTTAATAACCCGCGGTATAATTTTTGTGGTGTCAGGTATTTAAACACAGTCATAATCAAAGCAGATCTAAGCATGAGAAAAAGAATCAAAGGTAAAGAATCGGTGTTATCTCGAACACAAGATGACAGAGTAtgtgtttaatcatagaatcatagaaaccctacagcacagaaagaggccatttggcccatcgagtctgcaccgaccacaatcccacccaggccctacccccatatccctacgtattttacccactaatccctctaacctacgcctctcaggacactaaggggcaattttagcatggccaatcaacctaacccgcacatctttggactgtgggaggaaaccggagcacccggaggaaacccacgcagacaatgtgcaaactccacacagacagtgacccaagccgggaatcgaacccagtccctggagctgtgaagcagcagtgctgaccactgtgctaccgtgccgccctttaaagGGTGTTTAAAGGGCTGGACACCATCCTAGATTCAGATTTAATCACTGGCTTGGTCTTTCCCTTTCACTGGCATTTCTATCCCACAATTACCATTTCGTTCCTGGcatgggctcaatgggccaaatggcctccttctgggccaTGATGACTCTGTGACCCATATTCTTTTTAATTCGCAAACCCTCAAGAcaattgctttaaaaacatttttttaaaaattcatttatgggatgtgggcgccactggctgggcccagcatttattgcccatccctaactgccctccatttcagagggcatttgagagtcaaccacattgctgtgggtctggagtcacatataggccagaccaggtaaggacagcagatttccttccctggagggcattagtgaaccagatgggtttttccgacaatcggtcatcagtagattcttaatcccagatttttattgaattcaaataacatcatctgttgtggtgggatttgaacccgggtccccagatcttgcccagggtctctggattactaatccagtgacaatactattgCCTCCCTGTGTGTCCTCATTCCTGCTGTAACAAACTTTTATTATGTTCTGTTTTAGAATCTTAGCGCTACCTGTGACATTAATGGATGATAATGTGACTACTATCCATGTGACAAGTACCAGATAACTGTTGTGTACTCATTCTGTTCCAAACAGGAAATAGATGTTCTGCGCTAATGCTGTCGATTTGATTTTGCTGCAATGAAAGGATTCTAAACGGACATATTTTTAGTTTCTTGCAGATATGTCATGGCTGTGGTGCAGCCTTCCTGTGTTTCTTGCTGTTGTCGCTGGTATGGTTGTGGCAGGTCAGACCACACGGGAAACACTGGGGGCAACTGATTCAACTGAACCAGCTCCTGAGGAAGCGACCCAGAATCCTAGCAAGTTCTCTGAAAGCACCACTGAGAATTcggcaactcccccacctctggACCCCAGTTCCGCAACTGTCCCACCTCTGGACCCCAGTTCCGCAACTGTCCCACCTCTGGACCCCAGTTCCGCAACTGTCCCACCTCTGGACTCGAGTTCAGCAAGTCCCCAACCTCTGGACCCCAGTTCAGCAAGTTTCTCACCTCCCGACCCGAGTTCAGCAACTCCCCAACCTCTGGACCCGAGTTcagcaactcccccacctctggACCCGAGTTCAGCAGCTCCCTCATCCCTCGACCCGACAAGCACACCCCTGGCTAATGGAACTGGAAGCCCCATCCAGCTCGCTTCCACAGCTGGTACTCCCACAACAAGTACCTCAGTTCATTCCACAACAGGGGTACTGTCTCACACAACTCAAGATTTCAATGCATCTCAACAAGCCTCGACCGTGTTGACGGAATTGTCCACTTTTCTGAGCCTTGAAACAGAGACGGACGTCAGTCAGGGCTCTTCCCCCACTAATGGGTCACAGCATTGGACAACCGAGCATCCTGGAACTGAAACAGACACGCCCCAAGTCTCATCAGCCTCAACTGCAGTCACCAATACTTCAGAGCTTGGTGGATATGTCCATCTAGATGTACAGGTGAAAACCCAACCTCCTCCAACCAGCACTTTGACCTCGACAAAGGAGCAGCCTACTGGCTCCTACCTGGTAACAACTGAGGCAACAACAACTGAAGCTAATGAATCAATTCCCTTGAAGCCAACCACTTCCCTCGCCAGCAAAGCCTTCAAAACAACCACCAGGAGTTACAGCAGGCTTTCAACTGCTCAGGTCGCCACCAAGAAAATGAGTCTAGTTGCTCAGTGCCTCATAGCCATTGCGATTTTAGCAGGGGTTTGCACCATCTTTGTCATTTGCACAGTGGTCCTGTGTACCAAGCTGTCGAGTCAGAGACGGAACTATAGAGTGAATTCGGCAAATGGCACCGAGCTGATCTGCATTTCTGCCCTGCTGCCCGAGGAAGAGAGACAGTTGAGGAGAAAGATGAGGCCAAAACGCTTAAGAGAACATCTCAAAGAGACTGCAGCTGGGTATAACAGTGACAGCGACGATGATGACCTAACCCTCCACAGCTTTGTGACTGAACATTAGACCTTCTCCTTCACCTCCAGATGCTGGGCTCTCCTGTCCTCCACAGAATTCAATCTGAACATTTGAATAACTTGATAGCTGGCGAATTGAGTCTTGGTTAATGTATCTCTGAGGACTTTCCGTGACTGAGCTCAGGAAAGTTTCGATGAACTCATGGTTTGCTCTTCATTGCATTTTTTTCTAAGATCTCCCAATTTACTGAGCTGCCCCTGTTCTTTGTGTTGTAAAGATTATACAGCTTTAAaatattctatatatatatacttcTCATTAAAATAGTGATGTGGACTTGCTTTGTCGCTGCACACTGAAGGACAAGTTAGCTGGATGCTAAACGTTCAGGAAGTCGCAACACGAAGAGGTGAATTGGAAAAAGAAAAGTTCCCAAATCTACCTGGAAGAAATTTCCAAGCACGTGAGCTAATGTCAGAAGCATTGATTTGTTTCTGGTGGGACATTGCCCAGTGATCCACTTTAACATCACCTCTCAGGACAGCATCCTAATCATTCTCTCTCATAGTGCTGAATGACACTCTGCCATTAATTTTATAGAGGCTTTTAAAATTAAGAAGGAGTTtagtaaggtgagaggggaaggacTGTTTACTCTAGTCATTGAGCCAATGGTGAGGGGGACATTAAAATAGTCAGCAAGCGTTATCAGAGTACTGAGCAGACGTTTAATGCTCTATTAAAGGAAGTGGTTATGACAGAGACGGTTacacagtgtaacagagtgtatgtgacgcagaggaagatacagagctatggagagagagcctGGGTTAGCTTTGGGTTGCGCTAACAAAGAGCTGTCACAGATAACGATGGACTGAAAGGCCTCCCTCTAAGATTTAATGAATGAACAACTATAGACCGGGAGGGCATTACTGAGAACCACGAGGATGGTATGTGTGCTGCAGAATGCAACAGTCACTTTCTCCTGCAGTAGAATGGCCAGTTTCAAAAA encodes the following:
- the selplg gene encoding P-selectin glycoprotein ligand 1, yielding MSWLWCSLPVFLAVVAGMVVAGQTTRETLGATDSTEPAPEEATQNPSKFSESTTENSATPPPLDPSSATVPPLDPSSATVPPLDPSSATVPPLDSSSASPQPLDPSSASFSPPDPSSATPQPLDPSSATPPPLDPSSAAPSSLDPTSTPLANGTGSPIQLASTAGTPTTSTSVHSTTGVLSHTTQDFNASQQASTVLTELSTFLSLETETDVSQGSSPTNGSQHWTTEHPGTETDTPQVSSASTAVTNTSELGGYVHLDVQVKTQPPPTSTLTSTKEQPTGSYLVTTEATTTEANESIPLKPTTSLASKAFKTTTRSYSRLSTAQVATKKMSLVAQCLIAIAILAGVCTIFVICTVVLCTKLSSQRRNYRVNSANGTELICISALLPEEERQLRRKMRPKRLREHLKETAAGYNSDSDDDDLTLHSFVTEH